ATAAGTTTTCTTGCTTCGGTGATTGTTCATACCAAATTCCATAAGCATGTAACACTCTATAGCAATTTGACCCAAAATGACCACCgcatgaccttgacatttttttgcGATATGATcacggatgaccccaaaatgacattgacataaaattttgtattgattttgtggTCATTCCCATCAAATTTCATGCACATGCAACCATCTATCAATGGCGATTTGTATGACTCCGGATTACCCCCAAATTAACTTCCAGTCGTTCACACTTTATACACCTGCGATAAACAagtgatttgaccccagatgaccccgaaTTACTTAAAAATGACCTTTAACCACCTAATCCACCCATTGCTAAGCATTTGTGCAACTAGATATCCTTCCATTGACCAGGATTCCCTATCATATGCCAATCAGATCTTGTGATAATTTGTCACGTGTAtgattttatttatacattttaaagTAGACTTCcatataaaaaaaatgcaaattaactACTGAATGTGCATGCTTTTTGCCGAAAACCAAAAGGTGATCTATTGTTCCTTTTGCTTATAAGACAATTTGCGTGCAAAACAAATTAGCATATATTAGCCAAAAAATAAGGCGAATTTTGCTATACACGTTGCAAAGGGGGCAGTGCGTTCGAAGCttgcaaaattgtgcaatgtaACACTATTTTGactcaaaacatgttgtttttcggaaaaaaggaagatgcatatgGCAATTTTGGAAGCCGAAAATATTGGagaccctgggcccgggcccatctggccaaaaggtaaatccggccctgaatacTCGCACTGATAGTGTTTCTCGTTGATACCTGTACAATATGTACCGACGTGGTGGGCGATGGtatcagcaaaacatttctgacagtactcatgCATATCACACTGATGTGGTTACTCTTTGGTGTGTTCTCATATGGTAGGCGAGGCCGGATTTAGCAgcataacatttctgacagtactcacactgatgtggtttctctttagtgtgaattcGTTTGTGGGTTTTAAGATTATAAGCAGTAGAATAACccttctgacagtattcacactgatatggtttctctttgctgTGTGTAATAACGTGGGAGGTGAGGTTGCCTTtttgagcaaaacatttctgacagtactcacactgatatggcttcTCTTTAGTGTGTGTTCTGATATGAATTTTTAGTTTACTTTTTCTATAAAAACtcttctgacagtattcacactgaaagcgtttctctttggtgtgtgtaCTGACGTGGTAGGTGAGGCCGCTTTtatcagcaaaacatttctgacagtactcacactgatagggtttctctttagtgtgtgtTCTGATATGAATTTTAAGTTGACTTTTTCTATAAAACCtcttctgacagtattcacattGAAAgcgcttctctttggtgtgtgtaCTGACGTGGTAGGTGAGGCCGCTTTtatcagcaaaacatttctgacagtactcacactgatagggtttctctttagtgtgtgtTCTGATATGAATTTTTAGTTTACCTTTTCTATAAAAACtcttctgacagtattcacactgaaagcGCGTCTCTTTGGTGTGTGTACTGACGTGTCTGGTGAGGCCGCTGTtatcagcaaaacatttctgacagtactcacactgatagggtttctctttagtgtgttTTCTGATATGAATTTTAAGTTGACTTTTTCCAAAAAAACTTTTCTGACAGTATTCGCACTGAAAGCGTCTCTCTTTGGTGTGTGTACTGACGTGGCAGGTGAGGCCGTTTTTATCAGCATAacatttttgacagtacttacactgatagggtttctctttggtgtggaatCTTCTGTGGATTTTAAGAGTATATTGGGAAGAATACCCCTTCTGACAGTATTCGCACTGATATAGTTTCTTGTTGGTGTGAGTTTTGCTGTGTCTTTTAATATGGCTGTTAAGGTTTTGTCTCaatgtaaagcatttctgacaatacttaCACTGATAGGGATTCTCTTCAGTGTGAAGCTTTTTGTGATCTTTCAGCGTTTTTACCAGAGAAAAGGTCTTGTGGCAGTACTCACATTGAAagcgtttctctttggtgtgcgtACTGACGTCGGAGGTGAGATTGGTTTTATTAGTGAAACACTTCTGACCATTTGTTGACAAGCTTGTCTTACAAAACACATACCTTTTCCGTCTATGAGCCCGCACATATTTAATTAGATGTCTACTAACATGTGATTTCAATTTATCTAAAGAATTATGGTTAATTCcacaaaatatacaacaaaatggTTTCAAAAGTTTCATTGTCACTATACGTGCAGATGTTTGCAATATGCAAAAGAATCCAACAACATTTAAATATGTATGTCACGTAGTTCAAATATCTTTGCGCACCTCAAAATCAGTCATGGAAGTCAAACAGTGAAGCAGCAAGCAAGACCACAATCCTATCTGAGTTGTAGTTTCAAAGGCACAGTTGTATGGCTGGATCAGAATTTCTGAAAAATTAAAGCAATTAAAAAtaattgtcaaatttgacagGATTTTCACCAATGTTATTCTTTTCGGTATAGTCTTAAAACCCATAGAAGGGTACAGATAATACATTCTAAGATATGACCCCAGATGatatttgacctgacccctgcatgatgttccataatgttccccgggttatgaagtttgttgtcatccagtttgagccccgtacaccTTACagatcgttatgaattcggcagacggccgaatccggattcggcttttggtaaattcattttacgcattcattacttttgaatttgagaataagggatcaatgctatacatgatagagggcagcatgtcaattttttaacggagatcagatgataagtattcaaaagagggcggcatacagggttagctaacggtgactcacagtacggtcaaagacgataaccgttaaaaaatcgatatgccgccctctataggtaaagcattgatcccttgttctctaatttaaaagtaatgcatgccaaaaattaatttaccaaaagccgaatccggattcggccgtctgccgaattcataacgagaTGTCCAATaaatgcatttctaagatttgacctctgcatgacctttgaccttacccctgcaaaatgttcccctggtcatgagatttctTGTTACttagtttgagccccatacaccTAACAGATCTCTAGATAATGCGATTGTAAGAGTTTACCCCTTAGTGTCCTTTGACCCCGATTTTGTGTActacctttgattccaattttgtgtgcaagctataggcactgggtatagccgatgcatatgtgcaagtgacgtcattgtgctatgtaatatgtggcagaaggattttgaaggtatttggctatataccggaaatgccccctaaatgacctttgaccccaattctgtgtgcaccatatgggcactggatattaGCTGATGCTTATGTGCCAGTGACGTCAGGTTGTTttatgtaagagaagaagcatttttaccAAACTGGTCAATgctggttgtgaccaagttaggtcattattatgctttgagaatctgccatcctatactttatacacatttttaaaaaccaattatTCTGGATATTGGCGACCAATTTCACCTGAACACGGAGCTCTCTGCATCAGCTTGCAGTCCACGATCACCATACATGTAGTGTATAGATATCGTAACACCGTTTAACGACCCCACTTTTAGGCGGTTACAGAATATAATCGattttacatttttgaccaaaaatcacatttttgaccaaaaatcaaatttttgaccgaaaatcacatttttgaccgaaaatcacatttttgaccgaaaatcaaatttttgaccgaaaatcacatttttgaccgaaaatcacatttttgaccgaaaatcacacatttttgaccaaaaatcaaattttttaccaaaaatcacatttttgaccaaaaataactttttgaccaaaaatcacattttgaccaa
Above is a genomic segment from Amphiura filiformis chromosome 10, Afil_fr2py, whole genome shotgun sequence containing:
- the LOC140162897 gene encoding uncharacterized protein isoform X2, producing the protein MKLLKPFCCIFCGINHNSLDKLKSHVSRHLIKYVRAHRRKRYVFCKTSLSTNGQKCFTNKTNLTSDVSTHTKEKRFQCEYCHKTFSLVKTLKDHKKLHTEENPYQCKYCQKCFTLRQNLNSHIKRHSKTHTNKKLYQCEYCQKGYSSQYTLKIHRRFHTKEKPYQCKYCQKCYADKNGLTCHVSTHTKERRFQCEYCQKSFFGKSQLKIHIRKHTKEKPYQCEYCQKCFADNSGLTRHVSTHTKETRFQCEYCQKSFYRKGKLKIHIRTHTKEKPYQCEYCQKCFADKSGLTYHVSTHTKEKRFQCEYCQKRFYRKSQLKIHIRTHTKEKPYQCEYCQKCFADKSGLTYHVSTHTKEKRFQCEYCQKSFYRKSKLKIHIRTHTKEKPYQCEYCQKCFAQKGNLTSHVITHSKEKPYQCEYCQKGYSTAYNLKTHKRIHTKEKPHQCEYCQKCYAAKSGLAYHMRTHQRVTTSV